In Actinomycetota bacterium, the genomic stretch TTACAAGCGGAGCTATTGCAGCAGGCATAAAATATCTCGGACTTAATGAAAAACCAAAAAAATTTCCAGAGCTGCAGGCAGTAGCAGCTGTAGGCCAGCATGATCTTATGAGAGTATACAGCAGCTTTTTTTATAAAATGGATAAAAAAGTCGGCCAGATTCTTTTATCAAGAGAAGATACTACAAAAAGAGAACAGTATCTTAATATAAAAAATACCATAATTACACTTCTGGATATGAATGTTATACCGATAATCAATGAAAATGACAGTGTGGCACTGGATGAAATCAAGTTTGGTGATAATGATACACTGGCTGCTCTTGTTGCCGGGCTGATAGAAGCGGATCTTTTGATAATTCTGTCAGATATTGATGGTCTTTATTCCGGAAATCCACAAGTTTTTAAGAACGCTGAACTGATTTCAGTTGTCAGTTCTATTACAGAAGATATTGAAAAAATAGCCGGCGGGATCGGCTCAAGCTATGGTTCAGGAGGGATGATAACAAAAATAAGAGCCGCCAGGATATGTTCTTTTTCAGGAATACCGATGGCAATAGCGAACAGTCGTAAAGAAAATATATTGAAAAGAATACTTTCAGGAATTGATATCGGAACTTTTTTTGTTCCGGAAGAATCAAAAAAAGTTGCAAGTGTTAAAAGATGGATAGCCTTTGGTATGATAACAAAAGGCTCTATAAAGGTTGACAGGGGGGCTGAAGAAGCAATAGTGAGAAAAGGGAAGAGCCTTCTTCCGGTAGGGGTACTGGAGGTAAGCGGGAAATTTATCAAGGGAGATAATATAGCGATAATTGCAAGTGACGACAGAACCATTGCAAAAGGAATAACAAATTTTACAAGCGACGAAATATTAAAAATAAAGGGCAAAAGAGAGAAAAATATACTGGAGGAATTCGGCTGCAGCCTCTGCTGTGAAATAGTGCACAGGGACAGTATGTTTGTTTTATGATTTTATCACATTCCGGGTGAGGAGATCAGATGAGTATAGTTTATGATATTGCAAAGAAAGCCAGGGAAGCATCATATTTTCTGGCAAGCGCAAGCACTGCTGCTAAAAATCAGGTTCTTAAAGATATATCGGATGCACTGATTGAAAAATCACCTGATATTATAGAGGCAAACAAAAAAGACTGTGAAACAGCAAAAGGCAGCATAAGTGAAAGCATGCTTGACAGACTGACCTTAAATAATGAAAGAATAAAATCAATTTCTGGGAGCATACTGGATGTAATATCGTTAAATGATCCTGTGGGGGAAGTAATTTTCGGATATGATCTCCCAAATGGCCTGATTCTTAAAAATATCAGAGTTCCTTTTGGTGTGATAGGCATGATTTTTGAAGCAAGACCTAATGTTACTGTGGACTCTGCAGTTCTCTGCCTTAAAGCCGGAAGTGCGGTAGTTCTAAGGGGAAGCTCAAATGCCCTGAACACAAATCTTAAAGTAGTTGAAATCATGAGACAATGCCTGAAAGAAAATAACTTTCCTGCAGATCTGATTCAGCTCATTCCCACAGCTTCAAGAGAAGATGTCCGGGAAATGATGTCTCTGCGGCAATATATCGATGTGCTTATACCCAGAGGAGGCAGAAGCCTTATTGAAAGCGTGGTAAAAAATTCAAATATCCCTGTAATTGAAACAGGGATAGGCAATTGCCACATATATATTGATTCCATATTCAGTTTAAGTGAAAAACAGGTAATTGATATTGTAATAAATGCCAAGACCCAGAGACCGAGCGTATGTAATGCGGCAGAAAAGCTGCTGATACATAGATCAGTGCTTGAGAGTACGGGAAAGGCTGTCATAGATGCGCTAAGAGAAAAGAATGTAATAATAAAGGGCTGCCCTTCAATAGCTGGGATTTATGAAGATATTGAACCTGCACAGGAAGAAGACTGGTATGAAGAATATCTTGACCTTAAAATGGCTGTAAAGGTTGTTGAAAGTACAAAAGAAGCAGTTGAGCATATAAATAAATACGGTTCAATGCATTCTGATTCAATAATCACATCCGACTATGAAAATGCCATGTATTTCACTTCAAATGTAGACTCGTCTACAGTATATGTAAATGCTTCGACAAGATTTACGGACGGCGGCCAGTTCGGAATGGGCGCGGAAATTGGAATAAGCACCCAAAAGCTTCATTTCAGGGGCCCCATGGGCCTGAGGCAGATAACTGCAAATAAATTTATTGTCTATGGAAACGGGCAGATAAGGAAATGAAATAAATGAAGATAGGAATAATGGGCGGAACTTTTAATCCCATACATCACGGCCATCTGGTGACTGCAGCAGAAGCATTAAACCAGTTCAGTCTGGAAAAAGTAATCTTCATACCTTCGGGAGATCCTCCGCACAAAGACTATCATGAGGAAGAAATCGCCGAACACAGATATCTTATGACCGTCATCGCAACATCTTCAAACAGTAATTTTTTGGTCTCAAGGACAGAAATAGACAGAAAGGGAAAATCCTATACAATAGACACATTAAAAGAATTAAAGAAAACATATGGTGAGAGTGCGGAATTCTTTTTTATAACGGGCGCTGATGCTATTCTTGAGATTCTCACATGGAAAAAAACTAAGGAGATAA encodes the following:
- the proB gene encoding glutamate 5-kinase — protein: MEEIRKKHLKRIKKVVVKIGSSSLTSPVGGLDMDNLMKFTSEISDLWDEGLKTIIVTSGAIAAGIKYLGLNEKPKKFPELQAVAAVGQHDLMRVYSSFFYKMDKKVGQILLSREDTTKREQYLNIKNTIITLLDMNVIPIINENDSVALDEIKFGDNDTLAALVAGLIEADLLIILSDIDGLYSGNPQVFKNAELISVVSSITEDIEKIAGGIGSSYGSGGMITKIRAARICSFSGIPMAIANSRKENILKRILSGIDIGTFFVPEESKKVASVKRWIAFGMITKGSIKVDRGAEEAIVRKGKSLLPVGVLEVSGKFIKGDNIAIIASDDRTIAKGITNFTSDEILKIKGKREKNILEEFGCSLCCEIVHRDSMFVL
- a CDS encoding glutamate-5-semialdehyde dehydrogenase; its protein translation is MSIVYDIAKKAREASYFLASASTAAKNQVLKDISDALIEKSPDIIEANKKDCETAKGSISESMLDRLTLNNERIKSISGSILDVISLNDPVGEVIFGYDLPNGLILKNIRVPFGVIGMIFEARPNVTVDSAVLCLKAGSAVVLRGSSNALNTNLKVVEIMRQCLKENNFPADLIQLIPTASREDVREMMSLRQYIDVLIPRGGRSLIESVVKNSNIPVIETGIGNCHIYIDSIFSLSEKQVIDIVINAKTQRPSVCNAAEKLLIHRSVLESTGKAVIDALREKNVIIKGCPSIAGIYEDIEPAQEEDWYEEYLDLKMAVKVVESTKEAVEHINKYGSMHSDSIITSDYENAMYFTSNVDSSTVYVNASTRFTDGGQFGMGAEIGISTQKLHFRGPMGLRQITANKFIVYGNGQIRK
- a CDS encoding nicotinate-nucleotide adenylyltransferase — its product is MKIGIMGGTFNPIHHGHLVTAAEALNQFSLEKVIFIPSGDPPHKDYHEEEIAEHRYLMTVIATSSNSNFLVSRTEIDRKGKSYTIDTLKELKKTYGESAEFFFITGADAILEILTWKKTKEIINLCYMIAATRPGYNLLKLEELKKDLHGITGNNVDSRILVMEVPALAISSTDIRERVRGGRPIDYLVPEGVSKYIFKHGLYL